Part of the Pseudoliparis swirei isolate HS2019 ecotype Mariana Trench chromosome 3, NWPU_hadal_v1, whole genome shotgun sequence genome, TGCGGATCTCAACAGGAGTCTGTTTTGCGGTTCTAATAAAATATGACTAATTGTACTTAGAAAATAGATTTACTGGCCGATATGTCAAATTGAACCCGTCGATGCTTCTGATCAATCCAAACACACGGGTGGCCGTTCTGTCATTTTGAAGTATGATTGGTCTTTTGTTGACGTTTTTGATCTCACTTCTTCCGCTCTTTTCCGGCCCTTTCCCTATTCCCCTTCAGATGtaaaaaatccccccccccccatatgagACACCTATGGGAGGAGCCAAAGCAAGTCTCGTGCTGTCAACTTTTTGTTAACTGGCGAGACAATTAATATTTGTACCGACTGTCATTTACTACATCCCAAATGGGACGAGCCGCAACACGTTGAGTATGTTCGATACATCTCGCCCACCCCTAACCTGAATACACACCACGAGTTAAAAACACACCTTGAAACTGCTCATAACTTCTTGTTTTATATCACCTCAAAGGAACTAAGCCATATTCTGTCACACTCGTTTCCCCTCGCAGGTGATAGATGTGAGCAAAAGCCTCATAAACATGATGGCCGCCAAGATCGAGCTAAACATGAAGAAGGCCGAGCCCATGTTGTGGGCCCGCCTGGACCTTCCACCCCCGGCGCCacccaaggaggaggaggaggaggaaaaagaggagtcTGATAGCGATGATGAGGTGTATTGATGAGGGATTACAATACAAACACAAGTGTGTATTTTTAGCTGAATCAAAGGCCATAGAGTCCAttccttacctccttacctTTGGCCTTTACCTTTTGGACATTACACTGTTTCCTCTTTCATTCCTAATTGTGAACGCTCTTGATTTTGCCCCAAGTTATACATTTGAATGCTTAAAATTctcaaattaataaaaataaaaaaaattctctgAAGTACTGAAAAATAACATTGACGTTGAGCAGATTTTCAATGTGACCCGTTAATTGCGACACAACCACCCAATAAGATGGGAGTCAGCTGGGCCCACGCTTGAAGCCTTTATTTAACACGGTGTGTTCAGGTCAAGTCTTCGTAACGGACCACATCTGTATCTGCAATGTTTGGGAAAAGATTTGTTCCATaaattgtttatgtttttgcGTTGATCGTCCAGCCCTTTAACAGCAAACTGAATtttgcattcatatatatatttctgtgtgtgACAATGAAGCTGCTCTAAGTAGTCGGACATTCATCTCTAAGATGTCCACACCTGTATAATATGGATATATTCTGAGTAAATAGTTATAAGGAATACGAGAGTTCCTTGGGACTCTTAGACTTAAGAAAACGGAGATGTTCTCTGACGACCCTTTGCTCCtaatttgtttagttttttacatGATTATacttaatgtatattttgtactCGTTTTGTCTCTGAACAATCACTGCTGTATTTATCTCCTCATTTCTTGTCAAAGCAACCGAGCTCCATTTTTATAACGATAATGTACCGTAATATCTGGGAATGCCAATTGAATacaatgtatttttctttccgCAAAGTAGTCCTATATGAGGTGATGctagatcagtggttctcaaccccccccccccccccccccagtattATCAGGTTAGGGGTCGCGACCCCTCGGGGTGTCTAATCTGCTCCAGGCACTCTGGATTTTTCCTCTAGGCAAATAATTTCACTGATGCTGgcaataaagtaaaataaaataatttactgTTAATAAGTTTTCATCCACAGCCAtttgacaaccccccccccccacccacagaGGTCCAAACACCCAGGTGGAGAACTACGGTGCAAGATGTCATTCCTCAAAGGCTATGAGTGTGAATTTAATTTGGATGAATGACATCATGACGTCCGGGTTAAAAGGATTTGGGAACCCAATTTATTTAACTGAAAATAAAGTTTTGTGTTGAGCTTTTCAAACCTTTCGGGCTGACGCGTGTGATGTATACTGATCAAGTTTTGTGCGAGTTGTTTTCAGGCCAGACTCTTCCAACAGGTGCGACCCGGTGAAACAAAACACGTCTCTTGAATTAAAAAGGTGACCTTTCCAAGTTAGGATGTTGATCCACCATGCATCTTTGACTTTTTGCAAATGTCATAAAGTTTTCTTTAACTGCCATAAGTTTAAGATTAGAATATTAAAATACATCCCGAAGCTGGAGATGTATCAGATCTCGACATCTATACGCAGACACTTCtcaccttttttcttctcttaacaGAAGCCGGGGctcacaccactcacacattaatcaatttaaatgttaattaaaaatgCGGTTCAGTCAACTCCCACGCAAAGATAATAAAAGAAAGTTCCCCCCGAGGCGTTGGTACATTCATCTGATGAGTTTGTGTTTTGAAGGTAATTAGATGAATCCGTGTTAACCACAGAGAATAACCGCGGAAAGTAATTGTGAAACATTTCCATGACAGAAATCGTGACAAGCAGACGCGACGTCTGAAGTGAACAACAACGTGCGCGTGGTGGGTGGAACATGATTGCTTTATTCACGTGCAGCTTAACCTTTTAAACCCCAGCTCATTTTTGTAGGcctcgaaaaaaacaaccaaactaAAAAACGGGTGTATTTCCTTTtctaccattattattattatggctatttgaataatttgtGGTGTTATAATCAAAGTAAACACTTGTGAGAATACTCCATTTGTGTGAATATCAGCCTTTATACAGTGGGTActgaaagtattcagacccctttaaaatgttcactctctgtttcattgcagccatttgctaaaatcaaaaaagttcattttatttctcattaatgttcactcggaGCCCCATctcgacagaaaaaaacaaatgtagacatttttgcaaatttataaaaaaagaaaaactgaaatatcacatggtcataagtctTCAGACgctcatatttaactcacatgctgtccatttcttctgTTCCTCCTTGAGATGAGTCTActtcattggagtccagctgtgtttaatTAAACTGATTGGACTTGTGCACTTAAGTAAACGTGCTGAGTGGGCTGACCAAATTATggttatattttaataattcttttagttggtgtttgagttgtgttgaaatacCTTTTCTAACTATTGTATCCCAAGTtaaaacatcaatatatttgctattttgtattgtaatgttttacacagtttaaCCATAATGTGTCaattcctcccccccctccatttgAGGAGCAAGGTTAACCCATTTAAAAATGGCCACATGCACAGTTGTACTATAATACAGTTTAAATAGATTGCCCAAAACATAGATTACAGACTCTTTACAAAGTGTCAATACCGTATAATTCACAGTGCTCTGATGTTTAAATCCAGAGAGGAGCCGGCGGGGCCGTCACATAGTTGTTTGGTAGTTACGGCCTTTGCTTTCCTCCGTGTCATCGCTGCCGATAAGCGGCTGTCTCTCCGGGGGGGCAAAGAAGTATTTCCACATGTTGGCGCTCAGCCACGTCGACACTCCGTATCGCCGCTTAGCGGTCAGCACGGCGGCGGCCGTGGTCACCGCGGCAATTCCTCCACAGAGCCCCGCAAGCAGCAGCCAGGGCCACGCGCCCTGCAGGGCCTCCAGGTACGGACGCATGGACTCGGCTAGCCTCTGGTCTGGAGACGGAAGATGGAAGCGGTCACAGAAAatgaggtaaaataaaacaagatggTGGACAACCTAAATCTACATGTGATGGACTTGTGAGTCTTTCATGCACTTTACAATTAAGCTGAAATAGATTCCACAGATATATTTCTGAAGATGCAgaggaagaataaaaaaacagcgATAACGTCTGTTTTTCGCAAACAAATttgctaaaaaaatatatacatagtgGAGAAACTTTGTGAAAAGGGACAAGCCAGGATTACATTTCATATGCAAATTGTATGTCACTCATTCATAAATCTCTAGGGAAacagaaatgtgcttttaaaGCATTTTTACACTCACTTGAGtttatttttaactttttgcctttttaaaaagaagtgttaatgcattaaattaaatataaaaacgcCTGTGATGGTCGATTAGAGAACATGAAACATGCCCGATAATAATGTTGCACACTGTACTAAAAAGGTACTTCGGAACATGAGAAACTATACGATTCAGCATCTTTTTCATATCGATTCTGTTATTGCaagtatcgggtatcatgatatttctTACAGGTGTCGTATCAAAGTTATAATGTTGGTATCGTGACAACCCTACCCGATAGTGGCTCtaattgagactccgcccactcctcctccccaccgccatctgcctgatggatcgtggaggtctccatcgtggaatatgcctactacgaactattcatacactctgtcatattcattgaatgtattttaactctaaatctgtcattctggtcacattacatctattgttctgtccatcctggagagggatcctcctctgttgctctcctgaaggtttcttcctttttttccccctgaagggttatttgggagtttttcctgatccgatgtgaggttttggggcagggatgtctatgtgtacagattgtaaagcactccgagactaatttgtaatttgtgaaattgggctatacaaataaactgaattgaaaaactgaattaaagtggaagatgaaaagaaagaaagaaagaaaatccatATTTCTAAAAAAACTTACTAGCATCAAGCAGATGTGAATATTCATATCCCAGAGCCTTGCTGGAGATGAAGAAGTCTCTGTTGGTGTGGAGGGGCAGGAAGGGCACCATGTGGTACTCGCCGTTGTGCCCGATGGGAGCGTCAGAGTCCGGGTACTGAGCCGGAGATGGTCTGTGCCTCCTCAGCCACTGCTCGTAAAGGCTTTCATCGAGGAGGAAGACAATGTGAAGCGAATGTGTACGTTCACTCAGattatagaatgtgtgtgtgtgtcacctgtcAACAAAAGCATGGTGGAGAAGGAATATGGGGTCATTAGCTGAGCCCTGCACTGAGGACATGGATCCATTCATGAACACGTGCAGAGCAGCGTGCATGCCCCTGTGAGAACTGTTTCCTATCCCGGTCCGAGGATCCCCGAATCCTGGGAAATGATGTCATGAGCTTTGAGAAAGGCGTCGAGCAGCATGCGGCGTTCAGGACAACGTAAGCTTGTTGTTGTGAAATGAGATATTGTCTCAgaaaatgttcatttaaaacGGCGTTGAGTCTTAGTTTAGTAGGAgatgaaacaaacaaatacagatGTTTTAACATTGAATAACACGGGGAGAGCAGCTGTGCAGtgaagagctgtgtgtgtgcgtatgtgtgtgtacgtgtttgtgtgtgtgagtgtgtgcgtgtgtgtctgtgtgtgtgcctatttgtgtatttgtgtgtatgtgtgtgtgcgtgcatttgtgtgtgcgtttttgcgtgagtgtgtgtgcctgtgtttgtatgtatatgtgtataagtgcgtgtgcatgagtgtgcgtgtatatgtggatgtgtgcgtgagtgtgcgtgtatgtttgtttgagtgtgtgtgtgcatgagtgtgtgtgtgtgcatgagtgtgtgtgtgtgtatgtttgtttgagtgcatatgtgcatgtgtgcatgagtgtgtatgcgtgtgtttgtgtgtgaatgtgtgtgtgtgtatgtgtgtgtgtgtgtgtgtttgtttgagtgtgcgtctgtgtgtgtgtgtttgtttgagtgtgcgtgtgtgtatgcgtgtgtgtgcgtccgtccgtgtgtatgtttgtttgagtgtgtgtgtgtgtgtgtcacctgacCTTCCAGCGTGTTCCTGAAGCTCATGTTGGCCCCGCGGTCCACCGCTCCGGTGTCGTAGTCGCTCAGACTGAGAGTGAACTCCACCTCCGCTGAAGTTGGTAATCGTTCAACCAGGTGACGGTTGTGGTTGCCAGGGTTACGACGCAGCGGGCCTTCTCCCCCGGCATCGCACAACACACCTCTGTCGTTGTAGTCCTCTGCTCGGGAGCACAGCGCCTGTCGATGGAGGCGCACAGCCGACTGAACCGCGGCAACAAAGGCAGCGTGTCGCCGCACGGGGTTTATTGTCGCTTTAAATAGTTTACACTGAGTTTGAAAATGTCTccgctattattattatattgctgTTACATCTACTATGTTAGGTGAATTCATGACAATTATCTTGATCAAAACACATATGTTGACTCAAGCAGATAAAGGTTGTTAATTCTTTATTTAACCGCAAgccaacattttgttttgttgttgttgttgttgctgcaagACCACGGACAGCCACTTGATGACATTTCTTAGGGAGGGCTGTATGTATGAAGGGAAAAGTTGATATAAGCTGTGATAATGAATAAATAGGCATACTTACTTTTTAGTATTATTGATCCACATGATAAATgtacttaaagggacagttcatcCCCCAAAATCATAATAACACACTTTTCCTCTTAACTGAAATATCATGTATCCATCTATATTATTTTGTCGTGAGTCGCCGATAGTTTTGAAGATATTGTCCGTCTGCTCTTTTCCTTCAATATATTGGGACAACATGACATtcggcttttaaaaaaattacatttgaaaAACTAAACAGCGATATCTATTCCAGAAATCGTTACTCAAAAATAATCAACTCAAGCAGCTAAAGGATCAAATGTACTTAAAATGTGTCTATATCCATGTTGTTGTGTTcgtctttggtttatttgataagggacactgcacattgataaaagtatttctgtaaatgtgccagaattattagccaagaggctatttttcatctgtagtctcGAGAGGCGGATGTCAAAGATGTATCATTTCAAATAGGCCAGTGATCCAGCATCTCTATACATTTTAATtcccctgtatttatttatgtttcggTAAAAGTTGTGAATGTGTAAAGATGATAAAGGCCTCAGAACTGAATCTTACTCAAAGAATGAACGGTCATTCCTCTCCACATATATCGATAAATATctttatatctacatatatatatatatagatatatatctttatatatatatatatatctctttatatatatatatttatatctacatactgtatatatatatatatctacatatatatagatctacatatatatatctttatatctttatatctacatatatatatatacatatatctttatatatatatatatatatctatatatatgagagagagaggggtataTATTACTGCAGGTCATGAGTAAAGAAAAGTGAAGGCATGGCCCATTTGAGTTTGACTtgatgtgtgtgttaccctCCAAGAAGAGAAGACCGAGCCCGGGCTGAGAAGACCTGGCTCCTGGGGGCTCCGGGCCCCCATCAGCTCGTCCGTGCACACGTCACACCCCTGGGCATCCCTCCAGTCCCAGTACGGGATGCTGAAGCTCGCGTCTCCACTCAGCTTCCTGATCTCGTGCTCCCAGTGCAGCAGGTACACGCGGTGCCATGGGAGGAACGCAGGCCCCCAGTGGGCAAAGTCCACATCGGTCCACACGTTCCCGGGCCCGCCCAACAGCGCGTTCCGGGACACGTAGTAATGcatccacacaaacacatcgtACGAAGACACGTCCGCGAACATCGGGTTGGAGCCGTTCTCCATCTCCCGGTAGGTCCCGGTGGCCACCACGTAGTCGCTGCTGGTCGTCTGCTTGGCCAAGTTCAGGTAGGACACCAGCCGCATCCTCTCGGCTCTGGAAAGGTGGAATATGTTCCTCCTGATGGACTCTCTCTTCTCGTTGCAGTTCACCCCAAAGTAGCCAAACGCACAGTCCGCGCAGTTGAAACCCATAAAGTTGCCCGCGCACTGGCACGTTCGGTTGTAGAACACCAGGGGCCACTTCTCCCTGTCGTCCAAGCCGGAGAAGGGGTACTGCAGTCCGTCGGGCTGGCCCGGAACCTCCACATCTGTGCAGAAGCCGCGGCCCGAGCTGGCTCCGCAGGGAGAACCGTCTCCTTCCCACGGCGGGCAGCACTCCTTTGCGCGCAGGGCGTCTCGGGTGGCACAGAGACGGGGGAACTGTTGATAGGAGGGTGGGAAAAAACACAGCGCGCAATAAATGGCTGTAAGTTGCCACATTATATATTCAGCAATGGCGCAGCCTCGACTTCGGAGGCCGGAGAAAGTTCACACGAATGCGCAAAGTTGAAGAGGCCCGAGCTCTTGAATCGAAGGGGCTTAAATTCATTCTTTGGAGTTTACCCCTCCTCTTTGTGGAGAGTCACATGCCGTGTAAACCCTCCGGGAGAAGCTTAGCCCACGAGTATAAAGTCAAACATCCCAAGACTGCAGACAAACTctgggaggaagaaagaaagaagaaggagtcACTCAATCGAATATTCTGCAGGAAACACTTCCAAGGTGATTTGGAGGACCAGTGAAAGTTAAATGTCtactttactttattaaatTGTATAATGATACAATTTTGTTTTGAGTGATGTATTTTAGTGGCATTATTATAAAAGGCATGTGTTACACGAGGGCCCCACAATATGTATGGAACTCTTTGAAAGTGATATTTAGAGAGCAGCAAACAAATCCCCACCAGATGGCGCCATGCCACTACTTCCAATACCCATCTCTCTTTTGGACCGACCACCAGGGCTACCTTCACTTCCTCTGTCTGCAGGCAATCAAAcaaaaatcagacttttatatGCAGAAGTTCATAAATGTGGCTCCTGATAATGAATCCTCGTGTAGAAACATcttataacaaacattttaccTCCCTTAGATTCTCCAAACATCCTCTTAAAATAATGTTGTTACGACTTCTCCACCTTAATAGTAgtattcatcctgcctgcttAATGAACTCTCCTGTAATTCCAGATCCTGtaatcctcacctgattgtctcattcccttcacctggtcctcattcccttcacctgattgtctcattcccttcacctggtcctcattccctccacctgattgtctcattcccttcacttgGTCCTCATTCGcttcacctgattgtctcattcccttcacttggtcctcattcccttcacctgattgtctcattcccttcacctggtcctcattccctccacctgattgtctcattcccttcacttgGTCCTCATTCGcttcacctgattgtctcattccctccacctgattgtctcattcccttcacttggtcctcattcccttcacctgattgtctcattcccttcacctggtcctcattcgcttcacctgattgtctcattcccttcacctggtcctcattcgcttcacctgattgtctcattcccttcaacTGGTCCTCATTCCCtccacctgattgtctcattcccttcacttggtcctcattcccttcacctgattgtctcattcctTTCACTtggtcctcattcccttcacctgattgtctcattcccctcacctggtcctcattcgcttcacctgattgtctcattcccttcacctggtcctcattcgcttcacctgattgtctcattcccttcacctggtcctcattcgcttcacctgattgtctcattcccttcacctggtcctcatttccttcacctgattgtctcattcccttcacctggtcctcacgccctcctcacctgcagcccatctcctcattaattcaattcaattcagtttatttgtatagcccaatttcacaaattacaaatttgtctcggagtgctttacaatctgtacacatagacatccctgccccaaaacctcacatcggaccaggaaaaactgccaaataacccttcagggggaaaaaaagggaagaaacctgcaggagagcaacagaggaggatccctctccaggatggacaggtgcaatagatgtcatgtgaccagaaggacagatttagagttaaaatacattcaatgaatatgacagagtgtatgaatagttcatagtaggcatattccatgatggagacctccacgatccatcaggcagatggcggtggggaggaggagggcggagtctcaacagtgggcggagtctcaacaggacagtggcgtggtcggtagcaggaattccacgacccagacctcgatgatccatcaggcagataggatctatgccgtctcatagggtccgatgaccccatgagacgtgaagtcaaaaggactccgggagaaagcagagttagtaacgtgtgattgagagatgaaaattcatccttaaggagagaaaaagaggagataggtactcagtgcatcctaaaacgtcccccggcagctataagcctatagcagcatatcaaggggctggaccaggtgaacctgattcagccctaactataagctctgtcaaagaggaaggtcttaagtctactcttaaacgaggtgactgtgtctgcctcccggactgaaattggaagctggttccataaaagaggagcttgataactaaaggctctggctcccattctactttttaagactctaggaactacaagtagtcccgcatttagtgagcgtagctctctagtggggcaatatggtactacaagctccttaagatatgatggtgcatcaccaatcaaggctttgtatgttaagagaagaattttaaaagtgattcttgattttactgggagccagtgcagagcagctagtgcaggagtgatgtgatctcttttcttagttttagtgagaacacgagctgcagcattctggatcaactgaagggacctaagagatttattagagcagcctgataataaggagttgcagtaatccagtctcgaagtaacgaacgtgaaccaatttttctgcatctttttgagacaagatgtgcctttgaaatattacgtagatgaaagaatgcagtccttgagatttgctttacgtgggagttaaaggacaagtcccgatcaaagataacgccaagattctttacagtggtgttggatgccagggcaatgccgtctacagaatccacatcaccagataattgatctctgaggtgctcagggccgattaaaattacttcggttttgtctgagtttaacatcaagaagttgcaggtcatccatgtttttatgtctttaagacatgcttgaatttatttattagcccctcactatttagctccctcacttccacttgtcctctgccagattgtcttgtgtgttattGCCGAGCTTGCCAGTGTATTCTAATAATCAGTCTGTTCTGACCCTGAACATTTTGCCTACCACCTTTTCGAATTTCTTGCCCTATTGGAGTTGaccacctggttttgaccctccTTGAAAAGACGAGTAAAGATCCTCTTTTTGCATTTCCTGTTTCCGAGTTGTGCTTTCGGGTTAAAATACCTGTAATCCTTACAATATGTGTCACACTTCTTAGCCTGCGAAATattcacaataataatataatgctCACTGCATTCCCTAACCTGGCCATGAGTTGTTGGTTATTGGTATCAAATCAAGATATGCATGTGTTTGAGAGAATACGTTGTATTCATACCTCTTCATCAGATTCTCCCATGTCCAATTTAAAGACCTTTTGGTTTGGTAACACTGACAATTCtggcattttaaatgtttttgatgAAACTAACTGGGTCCCATGATGAGCTGTAAAGAAACGGGCAGATATAAAATACACTTTCGATACAAGAAATACAAGACAGACCTTTTTATATGTGGAGTCATTCTGACCTACGAGGCAAGAGAGGGAACGAGCTGCAATCGAGGAGCATTAAATATGTTATTTCCTGGACATTATCAAAACTAACAGACTTTAATGACGAAGTGAATAGTGAGAATTCATGAAGCATAAAGGGGAAGATAATAAAATATCATTTCAAATGGAGGCAAACTGACCTCCAGCAAGAAGGTGCAGCCACAAGACAAATCATGCATGATGCCAAGAGACATCGGATGAAGTGGCCACTGTAAAGCAGGAGAGGAACTCTAGGAGGAAACTGGAGGTTAAATTTAACTTTCCAGTTGAAGGGAATTATCTCGTTTCAGTGTCTGATTAATTATTAATCGATCATTTCGAGCCGCTTATCAGACTGATGCTAAAAATGTTGAACGCGAGAGGGATTGGGGTCATCAATAATTTAAAAGTTtaagagaacaaaaaaaatatgCTTAACgtgtggcaaaaaaaaatttgtattaaaaaaaaccgCAACTATTTGGTGCTTTTAACTTTGTGTATATGTCACCAAGGATGTAACATCTTATCTTTTCTACAGCGATGCTCATTTAGTCACTGTTGATGCTCTCCGCTGTttttctggaggaggaggaggaggtggagagaaaaaagggagggggggatggaggagagggggcgCGTGCGTCAGTAAGTCAAACATGTTCCAATAACGAGCTATATTATCTGCAGCTATTTGCAGTTTCCTGTAACCAGGCGGCGGCAGGCTCCTCGGCTCGAGCACAAAGAAGCGCGACGCCGTTTTCTCTCGCTGCTTCTGTTCTGTGAGGGAAACGGTCTCGAAGGGGGATGGCAGCTGCACGGCTGCTGCCAGAGAACAGGTCGGTGAAGTTATCTCGGTGGTTTGATGCCCTTggcataattaattaattgagaATGAGGTTTTTTTACGCGGGTTGTTAATTCTTTTATTTAACCGCAAGCCTTAATGTcgttttgttattgttgttgaaaGATGACAACATCTTTTCAACACCACGGACAGCCActtgatgacattttattttttagggaGGGCTGTATGTATGAAGGGAAAGGTTGATATAAGCTGTGATAATGAATAAATAGGCATACttatactttttttgttttttgttccacatgataaatgtacttaaagggacagtttatCCCCCAAAATCATAATCACACGCTTTACTGAAATATCATTTATCCATCTATATTATTTTGTCGTGAGTCGCCTATATAGTTTTGAAGATATTGTCCGTCTGCTCTTTTCCTTCAATATATTGGGACAACATGAcattcggctttaaaaaaaatgtacatttgaAAAACCAAACGGCGATATCTATTCCAGAAATCATGACTTAGTAACTCAAAAATAATCAACTCAAGCAGCTAAAGGATCAAATGTACTTAAAATGTGTCTGTATCCATGTTGTTGCGTTcgtctttggtttatttgataagggacactgcacattgataaaagtatttctgtaaatgtgccagagttattaGCCGAGAGGCTATTTCTCATCTGTAGTCACGAGAGGCGGATGTCAAAGATGTATCATTTCAAATAGGCCAGTGATCCAGCATCTCTATACATTTTAACAGCGATATCTATTCCAAAAATAATTGCCGACACGCTGAGCTCATTTACTTCCAATCCCTATCATTTTCTCCAGGAATCCAACTCTCACCCCGGGCACTCCGCGCACCATGCTCTAAGCGGACGGAGGATGGCAAGAGGAGCGAGCAGGAGCACGGCTATGGGCAATAGATGCGGGTTATTATATGTGCGGCTGGTAGCAGTGGGTGTGTTACTGGGAGCTGATATGAACTGGCTGGGCATGAAAGGTCAGGGCGGGGTCAACGCTCAGAACACTGAGCGAAGG contains:
- the LOC130189390 gene encoding tyrosinase-like, giving the protein MWQLTAIYCALCFFPPSYQQFPRLCATRDALRAKECCPPWEGDGSPCGASSGRGFCTDVEVPGQPDGLQYPFSGLDDREKWPLVFYNRTCQCAGNFMGFNCADCAFGYFGVNCNEKRESIRRNIFHLSRAERMRLVSYLNLAKQTTSSDYVVATGTYREMENGSNPMFADVSSYDVFVWMHYYVSRNALLGGPGNVWTDVDFAHWGPAFLPWHRVYLLHWEHEIRKLSGDASFSIPYWDWRDAQGCDVCTDELMGARSPQEPGLLSPGSVFSSWRALCSRAEDYNDRGVLCDAGGEGPLRRNPGNHNRHLVERLPTSAEVEFTLSLSDYDTGAVDRGANMSFRNTLEGFGDPRTGIGNSSHRGMHAALHVFMNGSMSSVQGSANDPIFLLHHAFVDSLYEQWLRRHRPSPAQYPDSDAPIGHNGEYHMVPFLPLHTNRDFFISSKALGYEYSHLLDANQRLAESMRPYLEALQGAWPWLLLAGLCGGIAAVTTAAAVLTAKRRYGVSTWLSANMWKYFFAPPERQPLIGSDDTEESKGRNYQTTM